A segment of the Triticum urartu cultivar G1812 chromosome 1, Tu2.1, whole genome shotgun sequence genome:
ACATACACCACTGCATGGTATGTTGACATTTATTCTACATGCAGTCCAGGCATCTTTTCTTTTTAAATATGGATATGCAACCTAAGGTTACTGCATAAAATACATGTTTATACGCCATAATTAATATCCCCTGTATCAAGCCAACGCCTCGTGTAGTGTTGTATTTTTGCTCACTATACATGGCATGGATGGCTGTGAAATTATTCACAATATTGCCGATGAAAGTGCACTAATGGAAAGGCTTTGTTTGTGTTCTTTTATTCAGGTTTTGATTGGAAGAATCTCGACTGGTGCCCAGAATGATCTGGAGAAAGTTACAAAGATGACATATGCGCAAGTTGCTGTGTATGGTTTCAGCGATAAGGTTGGTCTTCTATCCTTCCCCCAGCGGGGGGATGGCTTTGAAATGAACAAGCCTTACAGCAACCAAACCGCATCCATCATCGATACCGAGGTTAGGGAATGGGTTGCCAAGGCCTACAAAAGGACAGTTGAACTGTTGACGGAGAAGAAGGAACAAGTGGCTCTCATCGCTGAGTTGCTGCTGGAGAAGGAGGTCCTCCACCAGGACGATCTGACCAGGGTACTAGGAGACCGCCCCTTCAAGGCAGCCGAGCTAACAAACTACGACCTCTTCAAGCAGGGGTTCCAGGACGAAGATAGCAAGACCACAGAGCCCGCCAAGAACGCCGAGGTGCCCGACGACGACGGGCCGGCCGCCGCGCTTCCCGACGTCGTCGTGCCGACGTAGAGATCCAGGGCGAACATCTACCCCGCTGTACATCGCGTGCTCTCATCCGATAGATTCTGGTTTTGTTGTTGCAGCATAAGAAGAAAAAACTGTATAAATCAGCGCCCTCGTCTAAAAATCAGCCATGCCGGTTTTATCTATTAGCTGGAAGGGATGCAGTAGGCTTTCCGCAGCTGGCGTGGCCCTGTTGTTCTTCAGCACGATGAAGCTGCTGGTCGAGGTTCATGCTCTGAGCTTGTATTGGCGTCGCCAGACGTTTTTGACGGATCCTGTATTTCTCATGATTTTACTATAAAGAAGATTTCGTCGACCTGAGTTAGAACCTTCTTATCTTCAGCCAAAGGTACAAAGCACGGACTATATTTTCTTGAGATGATGTGTTTGGTATCTACAGTAGCTAAGTACTTTGGTCGACAGTAGTCAGCTCGTACTACAGTGGAACCTATGTGTAGTTCAACGCAGCGTAATCAACTAATCGTAGCCTTTAGACATAACCGTGGCATCCTGTCAATCTAGCTTTGCTGGACACCACATTATCACATGTAGCCAAGTAGGGGTTGTGCGCGTTCTCTAGAAAAAGGGTTGTCCAGTGAGTGCATTGCTGCTACCAAACAACGACCTAATAATAATAGTGGACGGACGCTATCTGAATCTGATTAGATCGCATCTATTGTGCATCTATTCCATGCACGTACACGCGCTGAAAAGCGGCTTGGGAAAAAAGGGAAGGCAAAAGGGAAGAAGATGCATGGCGCGGCGAGCAAGCAAAACCGGGTCCCCTTCCTCCCTCCCAGTCTCCCACGGGAGGAGGCTTGGAAGAAGAGGAAAAGACACGAGCGTGACTGTGTGATGTGAGTACCTGCTAACCATCACGCACACCCGGCACACGGAGGAGGACCCTATCTATCTACCTAGCCCGCGCCCGCCTCCGTGGCCATGTAATTCAGCTGGACCCAGTATGTTGTCAGTACTAGTGCTTATAAAGGATCTAATTATGTATGGCAGTTTCAGTTTAGTGCTTAGGTCCAAGAGAAACATCTGATGGAACTTTTGCAGGAAATAGAAGTTTCCTAAGAAGAAATGAATTAGTGACATTGGTATTACCATGCAATTGGTGTTATCAAttaagaagaaagaaaaggaaaaggaatAAAACAAATAACGAAAAAAATTGCACACAATTTACACAGAAATGACACATTTTTATATTATGCAAGAATAAACATATAGTAGTGGATTTTTCGCAAAAAAGAAGTTTGTGAGAAGAAATAAATTAGGGACATTGATATTGCCCTTAAAGAAGAAATGAAGTGCAAAAAACTAAAACAAATAAAAATAATGGCATTGGTAATATTTCGGAAGaaagattttttttttcaaaaccatACTAACGAGGTTTTATAAGGTAGAATAAATTAGTGACATAGGTACTACCTTTCATAAGAAACAAAATGAAAAACTAATTGAAATAATCAAGTTTTAAAAGGAAGGCTAaattagtggcattggtattacACTTTAATTAGAATGAAAAATAAATTTAAAACTAAACAAAATAACACCAAAATTTAAACATGAATTGCGCTTTGCTATAATATGCAAGAATAAACATATAATAGTGTACACTTTTGCAAAAGTAGAAATTTTTCTAAAGATCAGATGAATTAAGCATTGGTATTTGATCCATGGCGTCCCTACTTCTCCGATCAAAATAATAATATTTTCTAAGAAACAATGAATTACTGGGAATGGAATTACCATTAAGAAAAAATAAAACAATGACAAAACTACAGACAATTTATGAAGAAATAACACTTCTATAATATGAAAGACTAAGCACATTATTGTGAAAATTTCACAAAAAATGAAGTCGCCTAAGAAGGAATTAACTAGTGGCATTAGTATTAACCTTCAATAGAAAAAATGACaataaaactaaaactaaatgaAAATAATGAAGTTTTTAAGGAAGAATGAGCTAATGGCAATAACAGAAATAATGACAAAATTTGCACATAGTTTGCACCTAAATTGCGCTTTTTAATAATATCCAAGAATAAGCATATAATAGTgaaattttgcaaaaaaaaggaTTCCTAAGTAGGAATGAATTAGTGGTATTTGTCTCACCCTTCAAGAAGAAATAAAATAAATCTAAATAATGAAGTTACTACGGAAGAGTAAATTAGTAGGTTTTGTATTAGCCTTTaagaaaagaaaattaaaaagtAAAACAAACAACAACATAATTTGCACACAATATTCAGAAAATGCACTTTTTCAAAAATATACAAGAATAAACATATAATAGTGGAACTTTTGCAAAAAGAATTCCTTAGGAGGAATGAGTTAGTGGCATTGGATTTACCCTTGAAGAAGAAACAAAATGAAATAATAACTATTTTTTTTGGAATAAGGAACAATGAATCGGTAGCAATAGTATTACCCTTTAAAGAAGAAAGATAACAATTAAAAAAAACTTGCACACAACTTCAATCTAAAATTGCACCTTTTATAGTATGCAAAAAATAATCATATAATAATTTTCGcacatattgcatattatttatGTGTGTATGTTTACATTCGCCCAACATCCCAAAAATACCCAAAAAATCAACTAAAAAcgaaaaacaaaaaacaaaagcAAAAATACATAAAAACAGAAAAGCATAAAAGCATAAAATAAACGGACTGGAAAGAGAGGAGGCTGGAACGTACAGTtaatgggcttcggcccagtagcaaatcgactgacccaaatatAGTGTCAGTTGAAAAAACCAGGCCCAACACAAAAACAGCACAGCCAGAAAAAAAACTCAGCACGAATCTCAGAGCAAAAATCAATGGCCAAGAAATTGACTGATCCAAATTTAAAATTCAGGCAACTTGCAAGTAGCTAAAGTGTTTTTGCAAAGACATGTTACTTCTAACGGCAAGATGCAAATGTTTCAAAGGGCCATATAATATAAATGCTTCAGTGACTTGATCATGCCCATTTATTTCAGGCCCGACGCACCGTGCAGCCCTGGAGCAGTGTATCATCCCGTGCATGGTAGCACTGGATATTTTCCCCTTTCTCAAGCCGAATGAGTTGGATATACATAAAATAAATACATTCCAGAAAGTTTTACTTATCTTGAGCTGGAGGTACAAAACACAGAGGTACTATTTTCTTTAGATGATGTGTGTGGTATCTACTCCCTcggtcccataatgtaagacgtatTTTAACACTGGTTCCTCCCCTCAAAAATGTAAGACGTATTACACTAGTATCAAAAAACGTATTACATTATGAGGGAGTAGCCATGTACTTGGTCCGACTAGTAGTGTAATTCAATGCAGCGTAGTCATAGCCTTTTTTATTTATGATGAGGGAACATAACCGTAGCATCCTGTCAATCTACCTTCGCTGGACACCACATTATCACATGTAGCCAAGTAGGGGTTGTACGCGTTCTCCAGTAAAAGAGTTGTCGAGTATTAATAGTAGTGGACGGACGCTATCTGAATCTGATTAGATTGCGTCTACTGTGCATCTATTCCATGCACGTACACGCGCTGAAAAGCGGCTCGGAGAAAGGCGGCTGGAAAGGCAAAAGGGAAGAAGATGCATGGCGCGGCGAGCAAGCAAGGCCGGGTTGGGTTGGGTTGGGTTGGGTCAGCCATCCCCTTCCGCGCCCGCCCAGCCCCAGCCcatgggaggagaggaggcttGGAAGAGGAGGAAAAGGCACGAGCGTGGCCGTGTGAGTACCGGCTAACCATCACGCACACGGAGCAGGACCCTTATCTACCCAGCCCGCCCCCGTCCCTCTCTCGACCGATCGCAGTATCCATCCATCTCCGTTGGGAGTTCAGAATGTTTGTCTGCAACAGCACAAAAGCGCAAAGCCGCGGCCACGGGACCAGCAGCAGACAAACATGTATCACCTTCCTCCCCTCCGATCTGCTCACGAAGCCCCTTTCGAGTTGCTTGCGTGCAGTCGCTTGGCATGGAAGTTGGGGTTAGCTGGAGGAAAAGTTGCATCGGACCCGACCTTGGAGCGGGAGGTGCAGTGCACTCGCGGTCACTGGCCGGCTAGATCGTGTCTGAGCTTTAGCTCGCCCAGTCCGCCTCCCGTCTCTTCTCAAAAGGGAAGGTTCAGTTCAACCTGCTGATTTAACGCACTCTCTATTAGGGTTAGGTGGGAGCTAGCCAAAAGGAATCTGTTAATAAAACCTCTCGTCTGTCAATTTTGGTCAATAAACCAAACCATTATTTCTTCTAGACAAGCCAACTGGCAATGTACTCctgttttttttagaaaaaaaaactGGCAATGTACTAGTGTCTCTTCTGTTCATCGCACTTTTTTTTTCAATTGCCTACTTGGTGGATATACAATATAGTTGGTTCGATGCTAAAAGTTGACATGCCAATATTTGGCTTGTGATTGGTTGGCTACCAACTACATTGCCAAACTCATAAAAAGTTGCCAGCTTTTATTAACTTTGATTTTGCCAAATGTTGGCGTCAAACCAATTAGGCTAACACTACGGTATTCTACTTGATCAACTATATCTTCGGTTTCTAAACATATTTCCATTTTCTTTTCCTTTTGAAAAGGAGGTTGAACCCCTGACGTTTTCATCATTGCGATGCATACGATCATTTTTAAATTAATATTAAACAGAGTAGAACAAAGACAACCACTGCTGAATCATTACAAGATATGAGATTAACTGAGTCATCTTCTTTCGCAACAGTCCCTTTAAGAAGGATAAATGTCCTCATGTCATCGTTGCCATGTCTGATCGGAAACGGTCTGGACAAGAAATTTTTTTTTTGACTAACGTCTGGACAAGAATTTTCATCCTAATTACCAAGACCAACCAGTGAAGAAGGTTAAGACAACAACAAATAGACAACACACTTAACAGGGTAACGACGTAAGCTCGTCGCCAGTGAGCCTGGACAACAAAAGCCAGGACAATAATTGTTGACCCCGACATGACGCGGTGATTTTGACGACAGATGGTACGATAGCTCCATTCGATGGTACTCCATGTCAGACAGAAAGGCACCGGTGGGACGAACGTCTTTCCACCTTATATTACGATAATTACGGGAGATGAATTCCTGCATTTAATTATCGTCCTACCTACAGGAGTACGTGCTACAGCACAAATGCATGTACATAACATAAACACGACAGCCTCGAGTTCGTCCTTTGGGCGGAGTATTATAAATGCCGTGCTTGGTACATGCCGGAAGCAAATCGTGCGTGACAAGCAAGGAACGAGCAAGAGCAGTAGTTGTCTAGCCTAGCTTAAACAAGAGAACACAGCTCATAGGTATGGAAGATCAGCAGCAGGTTGACTTTAAGTTGGCCACACTCCAAAGCTACAAGTCCATGTAATATGCGTGCATGGGCCAGCCCCGTACGTCCAACTGCCGCCAGCCGCGACGTCGAGCCCAACCCCGGCGTGCATGCCCCccatgctcatcatcatcatcatcatcatcatcatcttcatcttcatcttcatcgTCGTCGTAAATCCAAGCACAAAGCACACCCACCAAACGGTCGAAAGTAACTGAACAGCACGGAAAACAAAAGCTATTTGGTTGCTTTGGCCCCACTCATCGTGCATAGATATCTCATCGACCAATGGTTTTCCAGGTATATATAGAGAACCCGAGCAACTCCATTGCAATCACCAAGCAGAGCTAGCAGAGCCCCACTCGACACCAGAGAGGAAGCAGCTAGCAATGGCCGTCCCCAGCTCGCCGTCCCTTCTCCTCGTCGCGGCGATGGTCCTCTGCGCCGCGACGACGCCGGGCGCCGCCCAGGCCGTCACGACGAGGAAGTACCACTTCGATGTAAGTGTGTCCATACATACATGCATGATGCATATGTACATGTGTACAGCTACATCAATTATTATTAAAAAAATCCTATTCCTACGTGAAATCCCTACGCAAACATTTACGTACTACTAGTTGATCTTTTAGATTGCCGTCTGCTGTTGAGTGTTGTACGTAACAATTCCATCAAACTTTTACGTGTGAATTGCACTGCTCTGCAATTATCATTGAGGTTGTTGCAAGCAGACATGCACGCGTGCCGATCGACCGTGCATGCAGGGCGGCTAACCGGCGACGTACTGACCCTAATGGCGAAATGCATGGCGCGTACGCAGGTGGGAATGACGAGCGTGACGCGGCTGTGCGGCACCAAGAGCATCGCGACGGTGAACGGGCAGTTCCCGGGGCCGACGCTGTTCGCGCGGGAGGGCGACCACGTGgaggtcaacgtggtcaacaactCGCCCTACAACATGAGCATCCACTGGCACGGCGTGCGGCAGCTGCTCAGCGGCTGGTACGACGGGCCCTCCTACGTCACGCAGTGCCCGATCCAGCCGGGCCAGAGCTACGTCTACCGCTTCCAGATCGTCGGGCAGCGGGGCACGCTCTGGTGGCACGCGCACATCTCCTGGCTCCGCGCCACCGTGCACGGGCCCATCGTCATCCTCCCGCCCGCCGGCGTGCCCTACCCGTTCCCGGCGCCGGAGGCCGAGGTGCCCCTCATGTTCGGCGAGTGGTGGCGGAACGACACCGAGGCCGTCATCGCCCAGGCGCTGCGGACCGGCGGCGGGCCTAACGTGTCCGACGCCTATACTATGAATGGACTCCCCGGCCCGCTCTACGCCTGCTCGGCCAAGGACACGTTTAGGTTGAAGGTGAAGCCTGGCAAGACGTACATGCTCCGGCTCATCAACGCCGCGCTCAACGACGAGCTCTTCTTCGCGGTGGCAAACCACACGCTCACCGTCGTCGACGTCGACGCGCTCTACGTCAAGCCCTTCGCCGTCGAGACCCTCATCATCGCGCCCGGCCAGACCAGCAACGTGCTCCTCACCGCCAAGCCGGCCTACCCCGGCGCCAGGTACTACATGCTGGCCCGCCCCTACACCAACACGCAGGGCACCTTCGACAACACCACCGTCGCCGGCATCCTCGAGTACGAGCATGATGACCCCGCCACCGGCAAGAGCCTGCCCATCTACAGGCCGACCCTGCCGCAGATCAACGACACCAGCGCCGTGTCCAACTACACCGCCAAGCTGCGCAGCCTGGCGAGCGCCGCGTACCCGGCGGCCGTGCCGCAGGCGGTGGACCGGGAGTTCCTCTTCACCGTCGGCCTCGGCACCCACCCGTGCGCGCCGGGCTCCCCCGTGAACGGGAGCACGTGCCAGGGCCCCAACGGGACGGCCCGGTTCGCGGCGTCCATCAACAACGTCTCCTTCGTGCTCCCGACCACGGCGCTGCTGCAGTCGCACTACACCGGGATGTCCAAGGGCGTGTACGCCTCCGACTTCCCCTTCGCGCCGCCGCGCCCGTTCAACTACACGGGCACGCCGCCCAACAACACGAACGTGATGACCGGGACCAAGGCGCTGGTGCTGCCGTTCGGCACCGCCGTGGAGCTGGTGATGCAGGACACCAGCATCCTCGGCGCCGAGAGCCACCCGCTGCACCTGCACGGCTTCAACTTCTTC
Coding sequences within it:
- the LOC125520746 gene encoding laccase-12-like isoform X1, translating into MAVPSSPSLLLVAAMVLCAATTPGAAQAVTTRKYHFDVGMTSVTRLCGTKSIATVNGQFPGPTLFAREGDHVEVNVVNNSPYNMSIHWHGVRQLLSGWYDGPSYVTQCPIQPGQSYVYRFQIVGQRGTLWWHAHISWLRATVHGPIVILPPAGVPYPFPAPEAEVPLMFGEWWRNDTEAVIAQALRTGGGPNVSDAYTMNGLPGPLYACSAKDTFRLKVKPGKTYMLRLINAALNDELFFAVANHTLTVVDVDALYVKPFAVETLIIAPGQTSNVLLTAKPAYPGARYYMLARPYTNTQGTFDNTTVAGILEYEHDDPATGKSLPIYRPTLPQINDTSAVSNYTAKLRSLASAAYPAAVPQAVDREFLFTVGLGTHPCAPGSPVNGSTCQGPNGTARFAASINNVSFVLPTTALLQSHYTGMSKGVYASDFPFAPPRPFNYTGTPPNNTNVMTGTKALVLPFGTAVELVMQDTSILGAESHPLHLHGFNFFVVGQGFGNYDPAKDPAKFNLVDPVERNTVGVPAGGWVAIRFRADNPGVWFMHCHLEVHMSWGLKMAWLVLDGNLPNQKLPPPPADLPKC
- the LOC125520746 gene encoding laccase-12-like isoform X2, whose translation is MAVPSSPSLLLVAAMVLCAATTPGAAQAVTTRKYHFDVGMTSVTRLCGTKSIATVNGQFPGPTLFAREGDHVEVNVVNNSPYNMSIHWHGVRQLLSGWYDGPSYVTQCPIQPGQSYVYRFQIVGQRGTLWWHAHISWLRATVHGPIVILPPAGVPYPFPAPEAEVPLMFGEWWRNDTEAVIAQALRTGGGPNVSDAYTMNGLPGPLYACSAKDTFRLKVKPGKTYMLRLINAALNDELFFAVANHTLTVVDVDALYVKPFAVETLIIAPGQTSNVLLTAKPAYPGARYYMLARPYTNTQGTFDNTTVAGILEYEHDDPATGKSLPIYRPTLPQINDTSAVSNYTAKLRSLASAAYPAAVPQAVDREFLFTVGLGTHPCAPGSPVNGSTCQGPNGTARFAASINNVSFVLPTTALLQSHYTGMSKGVYASDFPFAPPRPFNYTGTPPNNTNVMTGTKALVLPFGTAVELVMQDTSILGAESHPLHLHGFNFFVVGQGFGNYDPAKDPAKFNLVDPVERNTVGVPAGGWVAIRFRADNPELTAHMDICIASRRCMVHALPFGGAHELGAEDGVAGAGRKPSEPEAPAAAGGSPEMLDMITKIDRR